The following coding sequences are from one Bos mutus isolate GX-2022 chromosome 22, NWIPB_WYAK_1.1, whole genome shotgun sequence window:
- the COL7A1 gene encoding collagen alpha-1(VII) chain produces MRLRLLVAALCAGILAGAPRVWAQPRERVSCTRLYAADIVFLLDGSSSIGRSNFREVRGFLEGLVLPFSGAAGAQGVRFAAVQYSDDPRTEFDLDALGSGGDVIRAIRELSYKGGNTRTGAAILHVADRVFLPQLARPGVPKVCILITDGKSQDMVDTAAQRLKGQGVKLFAVGIKNADPEELKRIASQPTSDFFFFVNDFSILRTLLPLVSRRVCTTAGGVPVTLPPDDSTSGPRDLLLEPGSQSLRVQWTAASGPVTGYKVQYAPLTGLGQPLPSELREVSVPAGETSVQLQGLRPLTEYQVTVVALYANSIGEAVSGTARPTALEGPEVTIQNTTAHSLLVAWQSVPGATGYRVTWRVVRGGATQQQELGSGQGSVLLRDLQPGTDYEVTVSALLGRSVGPATSLTARTDTSVEQTLRPVILGPTSILLSWNLVPEARGYRLEWRRESGLEVPQKVVLPSDVTRYQLDGLQPGTEYRLTLYTLLEGREVATPATVVPTELPVGPVTALQATELPGQRVRVSWSPVPGATEYRISVRSAQGVERSLVLPGSQTAFDLDDVRAGLSYTVRVSARVGGREGAASILTVRREPEPPLAIPGLRVMASDATRVRVAWGPVPGASGFRISWRTDNGLESSQTVPSDSTATDIVGMRPGTSYQVAVSALRGREEGPPAVIVARTDPLGPVRSVHVTRVSGSSVTITWNRVPGATGYRVSWRSGRGPEKSQLVSGEATVAELDGLEPDTEYTVRVWARVAGVDGTPASAVVRTDPRPVGSVSKLQIHNASSDVLRVTWVGVPGATAYRLAWGRSEGGPTRQQILPGNTDSAEIRGLEGGVSYSVRVTALIGDREGAPVSIVVTTPPEAPPALETLRVEHRGEHSLRLHWQPVPGARGFRLRWRPEGGQEQSRVLGPEVSSYDLDGLEPATHYRIWLSVLGTAGEGPPSEVTAYTESPRVPSTQLRVVDTSVDSVTLAWTPVSGVSSYILSWRPLRGPGQELPGASQTLPGTSSSQRVTGLELGISYLFSLTPVRDGVRGPEASITQSPACPRGLMDVVFLVHATRDNAHRSEAVKRALEHLVSALGPLGPQAVQVGLLSYSHRPSPLLSLNSSHDLGVILQKIRNIPYTDPSGNNLGTAVVTAHRYLLAPDAPGRRRHVPGVMVLLVDEPLRGDIFNSIREAQAAGLRVMMLGLAGADPEQLRRLVPGMDPSQTFFAVDDGLSLERAVSSLAAALCQTALTTQPQPEPCSVHCPKGQKGEPGQMGLKGQAGPPGPPGLPGRIGAPGPQGPPGSASAKGERGFPGADGPPGSPGRPGTPGAPGPKGSPGWAGPRGEPGERGPRGPKGEPGEPGQVIGGEGPGLPGQKGDPGPPGPPGSRGPLGDPGPRGPPGFPGTAVKGEKGDRGEQGPPGPGDGTAALGEPGLPGLPGSPGPQGSVGPPGEKGEKGDCEDGAPGLPGQPGIPGERGLRGLPGDAGPKGDRGLTGAAGEKGERGSPGPVGPQGLPGVAGRPGPEGPEGPPGPTGRRGEKGEPGRPGDPAVGPGGAGAKGEKGDMGPPGPKGATGFKGEQGSPGLALPGDPGPKGDPGGRGPIGLTGRAGPPGDSGPPGEKGDPGRPGSPGPVGPRGRDGEVGEKGDDGPPGDPGLPGKAGERGLRGAPGARGPVGEKGDQGDPGEEGRNGSPGPSGPKGDRGEPGPPGAPGRLVDVGLGAGEKGEPGDRGQEGPRGPKGDPGPPGASGERGVSGLRGPPGPQGDPGVRGPAGEKGDRGPPGLDGRSGLDGKPGASGPPGPNGAMGKAGDPGRDGLPGLRGEQGPPGPAGPPGAPGKPGEDGKPGLNGKNGEPGDPGEDGRKGEKGDSGAPGREGRDGPKGERGAPGSPGLQGPPGLPGQVGPPGQGFPGVPGSSGPKGDRGETGPRGEQGLPGERGLRGEPGSLVNAERLLENIGIKTSALREIVETWEESSGGFLPTPERRRGPKGDPGERGPPGKEGPIGFSGERGPKGDRGDPGPQGPPGLALGERGLPGPTGLAGEPGKPGIPGLPGPAGSVGEAGRPGERGERGEKGERGEQGRDGLPGLPGPPGPPGPKVAVDEPGSGLSREQGPPGFKGAKGDPGSDGDRGPKGDRGEPGIKGDRGEPGQRGPNGSPGLPGERGVAGPEGKPGLQGPRGTPGPAGGHGDPGPPGAPGLAGPAGPQGPSGLKGEPGETGPPGRGLPGPTGAVGLPGPPGPSGLVGPQGAPGLPGQVGETGKPGAPGRDGATGKDGDRGAPGVPGSPGLPGPVGPKGEPGPMGTPGQAVVGPPGAKGEKGAPGALAGDLVGEPGAKGDRGLPGPRGEKGEAGHAGEPGDPGEDGQKGAPGPKGYKGDPGVGVQGPPGPVGPPGLKGDSGPPGSPGPPGIVGFPGQTGPRGELGQPGPSGERGLAGAPGREGAPGPLGPPGPPGSAGVPGAPGLKGDKGDTGAGLPGARGERGEPGVRGEDGRPGLEGPRGLAGPPGIRGERGEKGDAGASGLKGDKGDSAVILGPPGPRGAKGDSGERGPRGIDGDKGPRGDSGEPGEKGTKGEPGDKGSAGLLGARGLTGPKGEPGAAGIPGEPGSPGKDGVPGVRGDKGDVGFMGPRGLKGERGIKGACGLDGEKGDKGEAGPPGRPGLAGRRGELGEPGVPGQAGAPGKEGLIGPKGDRGFDGQPGPKGDQGEKGERGPPGVGGFPGPRGSDGSSGPPGPPGSIGPKGPEGLQGQKGERGPPGESVVGAPGAPGTPGERGEQGRPGPAGPRGEKGEAALTEDDIRGLVRQEMSQHCACQGQYIASGSRPLPSYAADTAGPQLHPVPVLRVSHAEEDGQVPPEDDEYEYSEYSMEEYQDPAAPWDDVDPCSLPLDEGSCSAYTLRWYHRAGAGGTKACHPFVYGGCGGNANRFGTREACEHRCLPQAAHSQGTGAARS; encoded by the exons ATGAGGCTGCGGCTCCTGGTGGCTGCGCTCTGCGCCGGGATCCTGGCAGGGGCTCCCCGAGTGTGGGCCCAGCCCAGGGAGAGAG TGAGCTGCACGCGCCTCTACGCCGCTGACATCGTGTTCCTCCTTGACGGCTCCTCGTCCATCGGCCGAAGCAACTTCCGCGAAGTGCGGGGTTTCCTTGAGGGGCTGGTGCTGCCCTTCTCCGGGGCAGCTGGGGCACAGGGTGTGCGCTTCGCGGCCGTGCAGTACAGCGACGACCCACG GACAGAATTTGACCTGGATGCACTTGGCTCAGGCGGAGATGTGATCCGTGCCATCCGAGAGCTCAGCTACAAGGGGGGCAACACGCGCACAGGGGCCGCGATTCTCCACGTGGCTGACCGCGTCTTCCTGCCCCAGCTGGCCCGACCTGGTGTCCCCAAG gtCTGTATCCTCATCACAGATGGGAAGTCCCAGGACATGGTGGACACAGCTGCCCAGAGGTTGAAGGGGCAGGGAGTCAAGCTGTTTGCTGTGG GCATCAAGAATGCCGACCCCGAGGAGCTGAAGCGAATTGCCTCACAGCCGACCAGTGACTTCTTCTTCTTCGTCAATGACTTCAGCATCTTGAGGACgctcctgcctctggtttcccGGAGGGTGTGCACAACTGCGGGTGGTGTGCCCGTGACCCTGCCCC CCGACGACTCGACCTCTGGTCCACGAGACCTGCTGCTTGAGCCGGGCAGTCAGTCCTTGAGAGTCCAGTGGACAGCGGCCAGTGGCCCCGTGACTGGCTACAAGGTCCAGTACGCACCCCTGACAGGGCTGGGACAGCCATTGCCGAGCGAGCTGCGGGAG GTGAGCGTCCCAGCTGGTGAGACCAGCGTGCAGCTGCAGGGTCTCCGGCCACTGACTGAGTACCAAGTGACAGTGGTCGCCCTCTACGCCAACAGCATCGGGGAGGCCGTGAGCGGGACCGCTAGGCCCA CTGCTCTGGAGGGGCCAGAAGTGACCATCCAGAACACCACAGCCCACAGCCTCCTGGTGGCCTGGCAGAGTGTGCCAGGTGCCACTGGCTACCGGGTGACGTGGCGGGTCGTCAGGG GTGGGGCCACACAGCAGCAGGAGCTGGGCTCTGGGCAGGGGTCAGTGTTGCTGAGGGACCTGCAGCCTGGCACCGACTACGAGGTGACCGTGAGTGCCCTGCTTGGCCGGAGCGTGGGGCCAGCCACCTCCCTGACTGCCCGCACTG ACACGTCCGTCGAGCAGACCCTGCGTCCTGTCATCCTGGGCCCCACGTCCATCCTCCTCTCCTGGAACCTGGTGCCTGAGGCCCGTGGCTACCGGCTGGAATGGCGGCGTGAGAGCG GCTTAGAGGTGCCACAGAAGGTGGTGCTGCCCTCTGACGTGACCCGCTACCAGTTGGATGGGCTGCAGCCAGGCACCGAGTACCGCCTCACTCTCTACACGCTGCTAGAGGGCCGTGAGGTGGCCACCCCAGCGACCGTGGTCCCCACTG AGCTGCCCGTGGGCCCCGTCACAGCCCTCCAGGCCACCGAGCTGCCTGGGCAGCGTGTGCGAGTGTCCTGGAGCCCAGTTCCCGGCGCCACCGAGTATCGCATCAGTGTGCGCAGCGCCCAGG GGGTTGAGCGGAGCCTGGTGCTTCCTGGGAGTCAGACGGCCTTTGACTTGGATGACGTCCGGGCTGGGCTCAGCTACACAGTGCGGGTGTCAGCGCGAGTAGGCGGCCGGGAGGGCGCTGCCAGCATCCTCACTGTCCGCCGGG AGCCAGAACCCCCACTGGCCATCCCAGGGCTGCGGGTCATGGCATCGGACGCAACGCGAGTGAGGGTGGCCTGGGGACCAGTTCCCGGAGCCAGCGGATTTCGGATTAGCTGGAGGACGGACAATG GTCTGGAGTCCAGCCAGACAGTTCCTTCAGACTCTACTGCCACCGACATTGTGGGGATGAGACCTGGGACCTCCTACCAGGTGGCCGTGTCGGCGCTGCGAGGAAGAGAGGAGGGCCCTCCTGCGGTCATCGTGGCTCGAACCG ATCCCTTGGGCCCAGTGAGATCGGTCCATGTGACTCGAGTCAGCGGCTCATCTGTCACCATCACCTGGAACCGGGTTCCTGGTGCCACAGGGTACAGGGTCTCCTGGCGCTCAGGCCGAG GCCCAGAGAAATCCCAGTTGGTTTCTGGGGAGGCCACGGTGGCCGAGCTGGATGGACTGGAGCCAGATACTGAGTACACTGTGCGTGTGTGGGCCCGTGTGGCTGGTGTGGACGGGACGCCTGCCTCTGCGGTTGTGAGAACTG ACCCTCGGCCCGTGGGCAGTGTGTCGAAGCTGCAGATCCATAATGCTTCCAGTGACGTTCTGCGGGTCACCTGGGTGGGGGTCCCTGGAGCCACAGCCTACAGACTGGCCTGGGGCCGGAGTGAGG GTGGCCCCACAAGACAGCAGATTCTCCCAGGAAACACGGACTCCGCAGAAATACGGGGCCTCGAAGGCGGAGTCAGTTATTCAGTGAGAGTGACCGCACTCATAGGGGACCGCGAGGGCGCGCCTGTCTCCATTGTCGTCACCACCC CTCCGGAGGCTCCTCCAGCCCTGGAGACACTTCGCGTGGAGCACCGAGGGGAGCACTCACTGAGGCTGCACTGGCAGCCGGTGCCTGGTGCACGCGGCTTCCGTCTGCGTTGGCGACCTGAGG GTGGCCAGGAACAGTCCCGAGTCCTGGGGCCGGAAGTCAGCAGCTATGACCTGGATGGGCTGGAGCCAGCGACCCACTACCGCATATGGCTGAGCGTCTTGGGGACGGCTGGAGAAGGGCCCCCCTCGGAAGTGACTGCATACACTG AGTCACCTCGTGTCCCAAGCACTCAACTGCGTGTGGTGGACACGTCAGTCGACTCAGTGACTCTGGCCTGGACCCCAGTGTCTGGGGTATCCAGCTACATCCTATCCTGGCGGCCTCTCAGAGGCCCTGGCCAAG AACTGCCTGGGGCCTCACAGACACTTCCGGGGACCTCAAGTTCCCAGCGGGTGACAGGCCTAGAGCTGGGCATCTCCTACCTCTTCTCCCTAACTCCTGTCCGGGACGGTGTACGCGGTCCTGAAGCCTCTATCACACAGAGCCCAG CATGTCCCCGCGGCCTGATGGATGTGGTGTTCCTGGTGCACGCCACTCGAGACAATGCTCATCGCTCGGAGGCTGTGAAGCGAGCCCTGGAGCACCTGGTGTCTGCACTCGGGCCTCTCGGGCCACAGGCCGTCCAG GTCGGCCTCCTGTCCTACAGTCACCGGCCCTCCCCACTGTTGTCGCTGAACAGCTCCCATGACCTTGGCGTCATCCTGCAGAAGATCCGCAACATCCCCTACACGGACCCAAGTGGGAACAACCTGG GCACAGCCGTGGTTACAGCCCACAGATACCTGCTGGCACCAGATGCGCCTGGACGCCGCCGGCATGTGCCGGGGGTGATGGTTCTCCTGGTGGATGAGCCCTTGAGAGGTGACATCTTCAACTCTATCCGTGAGGCCCAGGCTGCTG GGCTCAGAGTGATGATGCTGGGGCTGGCAGGAGCTGACCCAGAGCAGCTGCGTCGCTTGGTGCCTGGCATGGACCCTTCCCAGACCTTCTTCGCCGTGGATGATGGTCTGAGCTTGGAGCGGGCCGTCAGTAGTCTGGCAGCAGCCCTGTGTCAGACAGCCTTGACCACGCAG CCACAGCCAGAGCCTTGCTCAGTGCATTGTCCAAAG GGCCAGAAGGGGGAACCCGGACAGATG GGCCTGAAAGGACAAGCCGGGCCTCCTGGCCCCCCCGGCCTCCCG GGCAGGATTGGTGCTCCTGGCCCCCAGGGACCTCCTGGAAGTGCTTCTGCGAAGGGCGAGAGG ggcttccctggggcagaTGGGCCTCCAGGCAGCCCTGGCCGCCCTGGGACTCCTGGAGCCCCTGGTCCGAAG GGCTCCCCAGGGTGGGCCGGCCCTCGTGGAGAACCA GGAGAGCGAGGACCTCGAGGCCCAAAGGGGGAGCCG GGAGAGCCTGGACAAGTCATTGGAGGCGAGGGCCCAGGGCTTCCTGGGCAGAAAGGGGACCCTGGACCTCCG GGTCCCCCTGGATCTCGTGGGCCGTTGGGGGACCCGGGACCCCGGGGTCCCCCGGGATTTCCTGGAACAGCTGTGAAG GGTGAGAAAGGCGATCGTGGGGAGCAG GGCCCCCCTGGACCAGGTGACGGCACTGCTGCTCTGGGCGAGCCTGGGCTGCCG GGTCTTCCTGGAAGCCCCGGACCCCAAGGCTCAGTTGGCCCccctggagagaaaggagaaaag GGTGACTGTGAAGATGGAGCCCCGGGCCTCCCAGGACAACCCGGAATTCCGGGTGAGCGG GGCCTTCGGGGACTTCCTGGAGATGCTGGCCCCAAA GGTGACCGAGGACTAACAGGGGCCGCTGGAGAGAAG GGTGAACGTGGATCGCCTGGCCCAGTGGGACCACAG GGGCTGCCAGGAGTTGCTGGACGACCTGGGCCCGAGGGTCCTGAA GGGCCACCAGGACCGACCGGCCGCCGAGGAGAGAAG ggggagcctggtcggcctGGAGACCCCGCAGTG GGACCTGGGGGTGCTGGAGCTAAAGGAGAGAAG GGAGATATGGGCCCCCCCGGGCCCAAAGGAGCTACCGGATTCAAAGGGGAACAG GGCTCACCTGGCTTGGCTCTTCCTGGAGACCCTGGCCCCAAGGGAGACCCTGGAGGCCGA GGTCCCATTGGCCTCACTGGCAGAGCAGGACCCCCG GGCGACTCAGGACCCCCTGGAGAGAAGGGAGACCCTGGGCGGCCCGGTTCCCCAGGACCCGTCGGCCCCCGAGGACGAGAC GGTGAAGTTGGAGAGAAGGGTGATGACGGTCCCCCG GGTGACCCAGGTTTGCCTGGAAAAGCTGGCGAGCGTGGCCTTCGG GGAGCGCCTGGAGCTCGGGGGCCTGTGGGTGAGAAGGGAGACCAGGGAGATCCTGGAGAGGAAGGACGAAAT GGGAGCCCTGGACCGTCTGGACCCAAGGGTGACCGTGGGGAGCCA GGTCCCCCAGGAGCCCCTGGACGGCTG GTGGACGTGGGACTTGGAGCCGGAGAGAAG GGAGAGCCTGGGGACCGAGGACAGGAGGGTCCACGAGGACCCAAGGGCGACCCTGGCCCCCCTGGAGCTTCTGGGGAGAGG GGCGTCAGTGGACTTCGGGGGCCTCCAGGCCCACAG GGGGACCCAGGTGTTCGAGGCCCAGCAGGAGAAAAG GGCGACCGGGGCCCTCCTGGCCTGGATGGCCGCAGTGGGCTGGATGGGAAACCGGGAGCCTCTGGTCCCCCTGGGCCGAAT GGTGCCATGGGCAAGGCCGGAGACCCAGGGAGAGAC GGACTTCCGGGCCTTCGAGGAGAACAGGGCCCCCCTGGCCCTGCTGGTCCCCCCGGAGCACCG GGAAAGCCGGGCGAGGATGGCAAGCCTGGCCTGAATGGGAAAAAC GGAGAACCCGGGGACCCTGGAGAAGACGGGAGGAAG GGAGAGAAGGGAGATTCAGGCGCCCCTGGGAGAGAA GGTCGTGATGGCCCCAAGGGTGAGCGTGGAGCTCCTGGTAGCCCTGGACTCCAGGGCCCCCCGGGCCTCCCGGGGCAGGTCGGCCCTCCCGGGCAG ggcttccctggcgtcCCGGGGAGTTCAGGCCCCAAG GGTGACCGTGGGGAGACTGGACCCAGAGGGGAGCAG GGCCTCCCAGGAGAGCGTGGCCTGAGAGGAGAGCCTGGGAGCCTGGTG AATGCAGAGCGGTTGCTGGAAAATATTGGCATCAAG ACATCTGCCCTGCGGGAGATCGTGGAGACCTGGGAAGAAAGCTCTGGTGGCTTCCTGCCCACGCCTGAACGGCGTCGCGGCCCCAAGGGGGACCCAGGCGAGCGGGGCCCCCCAGGCAAGGAG GGCCCCATCGGCTTTTCTGGAGAACGTGGACCAAAGGGAGATCGTGGAGACCCCGGCCCTCAGGGGCCacctggcctggccctgggggAGAGGGGCCTTCCTGGACCTACCGGCCTTGCCGGGgagcctgggaagcctggtatcCCTGGGCTCCCTGGCCCAGCTGGGAGTGTGGGGGAGGCCGGAAGACCCGGAGAGAGG GGAGAAcggggagagaaaggagaacgTGGAGAACAG GGCAGAGACGGCCTTCCTGGCCTCCCTGGACCCCCCGGACCCCCAGGCCCCAAG GTGGCCGTGGACGAGCCAGGTTCTGGGCTCTCTAGAGAACAAGGACCCCCTGGATTCAAGGGTGCTAAG GGGGATCCAGGCAGTGATGGCGACCGAGGCCCCAAAGGAGACAGG GGTGAGCCGGGCATCAAGGGCGACCGGGGAGAGCCTGGACAGAGGGGTCCGAATGGCAGCCCG GGTCTGCCAGGAGAGCGCGGCGTGGCTGGGCCCGAGGGGAAGCCG GGTCTGCAAGGTCCACGGGGGACCCCTGGCCCGGCG GGCGGCCATGGAGACCCTGGACCACCCGGGGCCCCA GGTCTTGCTGGCCCTGCGGGACCCCAGGGACCTTCTGGCCTAAAG GGGGAGCCCGGAGAGACAGGACCACCAGGACGG GGCCTGCCTGGACCTACTGGAGCCGTGGGACTTCCTGGGCCCCCTGGCCCTTCAGGCCTGGTG GGTCCTCAAGGGGCACCGGGTTTGCCTGGACAAGTG GGGGAGACGGGAAAGCCGGGAGCGCCGGGTCGTGATGGTGCCACTGGGAAagatggagacagaggagccCCCGGCGTGCCG GGGTCACCAGGTCTGCCAGGCCCTGTCGGACCTAAAGGAGAGCCGGGACCCATGGGGACCCCTGGACAG GCTGTGGTCGGGCCCCCTGGAGCAAAGGGAGAGAAG GGCGCCCCTGGAGCCCTTGCTGGAGACCTGGTGGGAGAGCCG GGAGCCAAGGGTGACCGAGGACTGCCGGGGCCGCGGGGCGAGAAG GGTGAAGCTGGCCATGCGGGGGAGCCTGGAGACCCTGGCGAAGAT GGTCAGAAGGGGGCTCCAGGACCCAAAGGTTACAAG GGTGACCCAGGAGTTGGGGTCCAGGGGCCCCCTGGGCCAGTTGGCCCTCCAGGTCTAAAG GGAGACTCAGGGCCCCCCGGATCCCCCGGACCTCCTGGTATTGTGGGGTTCCCCGGTCAGACAGGCCCTCGAGGAGAGCTGGGGCAGCCAGGCCCCAGTGGAGAGCGG GGTTTGGCAGGTGccccagggagagagggagcccCAGGTCCCTTGGGGCCGCCTGGACCACCTGGGTCAGCG GGAGTACCTGGGGCCCCTGGACTCAAAGGAGACAAG GGGGACACTGGAGCAGGGCTGCCTGGGGCCCGAGGCGAGCGTGGGGAGCCCGGTGTCCGG GGTGAAGACGGCCGCCCCGGCCTGGAGGGACCCCGAGGACTTGCG GGCCCCCCAGGCATCCGGGGAGAACGTGGGGAGAAG GGTGACGCTGGTGCCTCAGGACTGAAGGGTGACAAG GGCGACTCAGCTGTGATTTTGGGGCCTCCGGGGCCACGGGGTGCCAAGGGGGACTCG GGTGAACGAGGGCCTCGGGGAATAGATGGTGACAAAGGACCTCGGGGAGACAGCGGGGAACCTGGAGAGAAG GGCACCAAGGGAGAGCCTGGTGACAAGGGCTCAGCAGGGCTGCTGGGAGCGCGCGGACTCACGGGACCCAAG GGCGAGCCTGGTGCCGCAGGGATCCCCGGCGAACCG GGATCCCCAGGAAAAGACGGAGTCCCTGGTGTCcgaggagacaaaggagatgttgGCTTCATGGGTCCCCGGGGCCTCAAG ggtGAACGGGGAATTAAGGGAGCCTGTGGCCTCGACGGAGAGAAGGGAGATAAG GGAGAAGCCGGCCCCCCGGGCCGCCCAGGGCTGGCAGGACGCAGAGGAGAGCTG ggggagCCGGGTGTTCCAGGCCAGGCAGGGGCCCCTGGGAAGGAGGGCCTGATCGGTCCCAAG GGTGACCGAGGTTTCGATGGGCAGCCAGGACCCAAGGGTGACCAGGGCGAGAAAGGGGAGCGG GGACCCCCAGgagtggggggcttcccaggtcccAGGGGCAGTGATGGCTCCAGTGGTCCTCCCGGGCCACCTGGCAGCATTGGTCCCAAAGGCCCTGAAGGACTTCAGGGTCAGAAG GGTGAGCGAGGTCCCCCTGGAGAGAGCGTGGTGGGTGCCCCTGGGGCCCCTGGAACCCctggagagagaggggagcag GGGCGACCAGGCCCCGCGGGGCCCCGTGGTGAGAAGGGAGAAGCTGCGCTGACG GAGGATGACATTCGGGGCCTTGTGCGTCAGGAGATGAGTCAACATTGCG CCTGTCAGGGCCAGTATATCGCATCTGGATCAC GGCCTCTCCCGAGTTACGCAGCAGACACCGCTGGCCCGCAGCTCCACCCCGTGCCCGTGCTCCGCGTGTCCCACGCAGAGGAGGACG GCCAGGTGCCCCCCGAGGACGATGAGTATGAATACTCTGAGTATTCCATGGAGGAATACCAGGACCCCGCGGCTCCTTGGGATGACGTTG ACCCCTGCTCGCTTCCACTGGACGAGGGTTCCTGCAGTGCCTACACCCTGCGCTGGTATCAtcgggctggggcggggggcacGAAGGCCTGTCACCCCTTCGTCTACGGTGGCTGCGGAGGGAATGCCAACCGTTTTGGGACCCGGGAGGCCTGTGAGCACCGCTGCCTGCCCCAGGCGGCCCACAGTCAAGGGACAG